CCAGGCCCGTGCGGTACTTCCAGAGGCCGCCGTCCCGCACGGCGAAGTTGCCGAAGTCGCCCGGGTGCTGCGGGTGCTGCACGGCCAGCGGGTTGTAGTGAGGCCCGGTGGCCTCGCAGCCCGGGCTCAGGTCCCCAAACTGGTGCACGTGGATGGCGCGGCTGGAGACGTTGGGCTCGGCAGGGAAGCCCTCCAGCGTGAAGAAGGCGTCCAGCCGGGCGCCGGGCCCCAGCTGCCTGAAGAGCACGAGGCCGGCCACCTGGGGCTGCGAGGTATCCAGACTGGCCGATGGCCGCACCTCGCACGCAGCATAGAGTGTGGCGTCCGGGCCACCGCCACCCGCCGCCTGTCGCCCTGTCACCTCCTTCCAGATCTCCGTCACTTTGGTGTGCATGTCACGGATCTGCTCCTCCACGCTGACCGTAGCGTCCGACGCATCTGAGCCCACTGGGGCGTCCGAGGCGCAGGCCACCAGGAACAAGGCGGTGCAGAGCAGCGCCAGCATGGCTGCAGTCGGGCACCTGTGGGCATCCCCGGGGCAGGGGCGGAGCGA
The sequence above is drawn from the Saccopteryx bilineata isolate mSacBil1 chromosome 5, mSacBil1_pri_phased_curated, whole genome shotgun sequence genome and encodes:
- the SOD3 gene encoding extracellular superoxide dismutase [Cu-Zn]; amino-acid sequence: MLALLCTALFLVACASDAPVGSDASDATVSVEEQIRDMHTKVTEIWKEVTGRQAAGGGGPDATLYAACEVRPSASLDTSQPQVAGLVLFRQLGPGARLDAFFTLEGFPAEPNVSSRAIHVHQFGDLSPGCEATGPHYNPLAVQHPQHPGDFGNFAVRDGGLWKYRTGLAASLSGPYSIVGRAVVVHAGEDDLGRGGNAASLENGNAGRRLACCVVGLCGPAPWARLAQEHAERKKRRRESECKAAESSRAPPDLGP